From one Trueperella pyogenes genomic stretch:
- a CDS encoding AMP-binding protein: MPRRRRRRLTANTLATVIYTSGTTGRPKGVELTHGNFVDTALNVVPHMHQIINTKETRVLLFLPLTHVMARSVFYFGIASRAVVGHTPSIKNLLSDLKTFKPSALLVVPRVLEKIYNAAEAKAGAGLKRKIFRWSAAVAVAYSMRGRGPLRSLKHAIAKKLVYSKITAIIGADCHYAVCAGAPLGKRTGHFFRGIGLTVVEAYGLTESTGPATVILIDRIKMGTVGTPLPATRIKIANDGEILIRGPQIFRGYQNDPAATAAVIDADG; this comes from the coding sequence ATACCTCGCCGACGTCGACGCCGCCTCACGGCAAACACCCTCGCGACCGTCATCTACACCTCCGGCACGACTGGCCGCCCCAAGGGGGTCGAGCTCACACACGGCAACTTCGTCGACACCGCCCTCAACGTCGTCCCCCACATGCATCAGATCATCAACACAAAGGAAACACGCGTCCTGCTTTTCTTACCGTTGACGCATGTCATGGCCCGTTCGGTGTTTTACTTTGGGATCGCCAGCCGCGCCGTCGTCGGCCATACGCCCTCCATCAAGAACCTGCTCTCGGATCTGAAAACGTTTAAGCCCTCCGCCCTCCTGGTGGTTCCACGCGTGCTTGAGAAGATCTACAACGCTGCCGAGGCCAAGGCCGGTGCCGGCCTCAAACGCAAGATCTTCCGTTGGTCAGCCGCAGTGGCCGTGGCCTACTCGATGCGTGGACGCGGGCCGCTGCGCTCGCTGAAGCACGCCATTGCGAAGAAGCTCGTCTACTCGAAGATCACCGCAATCATCGGCGCGGACTGCCACTACGCCGTCTGCGCCGGAGCGCCCCTCGGCAAGCGCACCGGGCATTTCTTCCGCGGGATCGGCTTAACGGTGGTCGAGGCCTACGGCCTGACCGAGTCCACCGGACCAGCCACAGTCATCCTCATTGATCGCATCAAGATGGGCACGGTCGGTACCCCGCTTCCTGCCACCCGGATCAAAATTGCCAACGACGGCGAGATCCTCATCCGCGGCCCACAGATCTTCCGCGGATACCAAAATGATCCAGCAGCCACTGCCGCCGTGATCGACGCCGACGGTTAG